CCATCATCAACGGACACAAGTGCATCGGTCACAGTGTCTGCGCCGAGGTCTGTCCGGTGGGTGCCATCGAGATTGTGATGGCCGATCCGAGTATCAGCGCCGATATGCCAAGGCTCTCGCGCGAGTACGAGACCAACATCCCCGGCCTCTTCATCATCGGTGAACTCGGGGGACTGGCCCTGATCAAGAACGCGGTGAACCAGGGTCGCGAATGCATGGACACGATCGCTCGCCGGGTCGCCTCGCAACCCAGCACGCCGGACATCCTCGATGTATGCATCGTCGGTGCAGGCCCCGGCGGTCTGAGCGCCTCGCTGCGCGCCGTGGAACGCGCGCTCAGCTACGTGACCCTTGAGCAGGAGGAAGTCGGGGGCACCGTCGCCAAGTACCCCAGGCAAAAGCTGGTCATGACGAGCCCGGTGGAGTTCCCACTCCACGGCAGGTTCAAGAAGTTGGAAATCTCGAAGGAGGAATTGCTCGCGTTCTGGGCTTCCGTCATCGCGCGGGGTGATCTCACGGTCCGGACCGGGGAGAAGGTGCAGGCCATCGACCAGGAGGCCGACGGCACGTTTCGCATCACCAGCACGGGCGGCACCTTCCGGGCTCGCCACGTCGTGCTGGCGCTGGGTCGGCGGGGCACCCCCCGAAAGCTCAACATCCCGGGGGAGGAGTTGCCGAAGGTGATGTACAGCCTCATCGAGGCGGACGCCTATGTCGACGCGAAGATCCTCGTGGTCGGCGGCGGCGACAGCGCCGTCGAGGCGGCGCTTGGCCTGGCATACCAAAAAGGCAACCAGGTCACGCTCTCGTACCGGAAGGCGGAGTTCAGCCGGATCAAGGAGCGGAACGCGCAGAAGCTGCAGGAGGCGATCAAGGGGAAGAAGATTCGAGTGCTGTTTGAATCCCAGCCAACGGAGGTCCGGGAGAAATCGGTGCTCATCGCTGTTGGCGACAGTGTCACGGAGC
The DNA window shown above is from Gemmatimonadales bacterium and carries:
- a CDS encoding NAD(P)-binding domain-containing protein; the protein is MDLLIYAIFGLFLVGPLVIHIRKTRRREHAALAAAERGKLHSSGPRAQHPHIDVSHCIGCGACVDVCPEGNVLAVIAGKAAIINGHKCIGHSVCAEVCPVGAIEIVMADPSISADMPRLSREYETNIPGLFIIGELGGLALIKNAVNQGRECMDTIARRVASQPSTPDILDVCIVGAGPGGLSASLRAVERALSYVTLEQEEVGGTVAKYPRQKLVMTSPVEFPLHGRFKKLEISKEELLAFWASVIARGDLTVRTGEKVQAIDQEADGTFRITSTGGTFRARHVVLALGRRGTPRKLNIPGEELPKVMYSLIEADAYVDAKILVVGGGDSAVEAALGLAYQKGNQVTLSYRKAEFSRIKERNAQKLQEAIKGKKIRVLFESQPTEVREKSVLIAVGDSVTELQNDWMWVFAGGEPPNAFLKKVGVAMGDQDMTAAAGEEARLALAHSPAAADIQ